Proteins from one Setaria italica strain Yugu1 chromosome V, Setaria_italica_v2.0, whole genome shotgun sequence genomic window:
- the LOC101753288 gene encoding probable NADPH:quinone oxidoreductase 2: MEASTAEAAPAKTVLRVAAISGSLRRASANTGLIRAAAEICKESIPGMQVDHVDISELPLLNTDLEVDGGFPPAVEAFRANIRAADCFLFASPEYNYSISGPLKNALDWGSRPPNCWGDRAAAILSASGGSGGSRSQYHIRQVGVFLDIHFINKPEIFTRAHMPPKKFDDDGNLIDPETKEHLRKMLLSLQALALRLQGKPASSEQGNGESMLPFMS; encoded by the exons ATGGAAGCCTCGACGgcagaggcggcgccggcgaagacCGTGCTGAGGGTGGCGGCGATCTCCGGCTCGCTCCGCAGGGCGTCGGCCAACACCGGCCTCATCCGCGCCG CCGCGGAGATTTGCAAGGAGTCCATCCCGGGGATGCAGGTCGACCACGTCGACATCTCCGAGCTGCCGCTGCTCAACACCGACCTCGAGGTCGACGGCGGCTTCCCGCCGGCCGTCGAGGCGTTCCGCGCCAACATCCGCGCCGCCGACTGCTTcctcttcgcctcgcccgagtacAACTACTCCATTTCAG GCCCTCTGAAGAACGCGCTGGACTGGGGGTCGCGGCCGCCGAACTGCTGGGGAGACCGAGCGGCGGCGATCCTGAGCGCGTCGGGCGGGTCCGGCGGCAGTCGGTCGCAGTACCACATCCGGCAGGTCGGGGTGTTTCTCGACATCCATTTCATCAACAAGCCAGAGATCTTCACCAGAGCACACATGCCCCCGAAGAAgttcgacgacgacggcaaccTGATCGATCCGGAGACCAAGGAGCACCTTAGGAAGATGCTCCTGTCGCTGCAAGCTTTAGCGCTGAGGCTCCAGGGGAAGCCTGCAAGCTCTGAACAGGGGAATGGGGAATCGATGCTTCCATTTATGTCTTGA